AGTCGCTGGATTTCTCCGCCGTGCCGGCAAAAGAGAAGCTGCACCTGCTGGAAACCGTTCTGCTGCGTCTCTCAGAGAACGTGCGCCGCAATGACCAGAAGGTGAAGGGCACGTACCGCTTTATCAGCCAGCCGGTGAAAGAGGTGATTAAAGACTACAGCCTGCACATTGACCCGTCGGTAGTCATTAACCAGAAAATCACCGCCGCACAGACCATCGGTAAAAAATGGTACGTGTACGATAACGCGATACTGAACCAGCTTGAGCATCGTCTGGTGAAAACGCTGGAAACCTTTATGCCGAAGCTCAGAGCGCGTTACGACGATATTTACGTGCTGCGTAATGACGAGCAGTCAACGCGCTTTAAGCTCACGGAGTTCGGCGGCGTGCGCGGCTTTATGCCGGATTTCATCATGATACTGACGCGCAATGCAGATAACGCTTACTGGCAGGTATTCCTTGAGCCGAAAGGGGATGACCGCCTGCTGGATGACGCCTGGAAAGAAAGGATGCTCGAAACCCTGAATGACAGGGAACGCATTGTGATTGATGAGAATGAGGATGTCAGACTGGTCGGAATTAAATTCTTTGCCAACAGCCAGATGGATGCCTTCGTCAGCGACATGCAGAACCGGCTGAACGACGGCGAATCGCTTGAAACCGCCTCGATCTCCCTGCCTATGTAAGTCACGACATCAACAAATAACGGAGCGTAATGCTCCGTTATTTTATTTTTTGATAATCATCCAGGTATTCTCTTTATCCCCTTTATCACCATACGTAGTGCTAGTGTCCACCTTAACGCAGGGCTTCCCGTCACAACGCGATATATCAGCCAGCGGGGCTTTCTTCTGCCAGACCGCTTCCATCCGTTGCATTTCAGCAATCCGGCTGTACCCGTCATTCATAAACCACGTCAGTGCCGTCACACTGCAAGCCAGGACGAAGAATATCGTCAGCACAAGATAAATCGCGGACTTCCACGTATAGCGCGACATTTCACGGCGCATGGCGTTAACGGAGTCATTAGCCGTCTTCACTACCTGATTAAGGGCATTCACGGCGGGCTTCTGCTGCTCAATACCGGCTTGTTTTAACTCCTGCGCAACCTGATCCATGGCGGAGATGACGGATTTTCTGACCGTCTCAGTCATATTACCGGACGCACTGTCCAGCTCCCGAATGACCTTGCTCAATATTTCGCTTTGCCGCTGTAACTGTGCGGAGGCAGCCTGAAAC
The window above is part of the Erwinia tasmaniensis Et1/99 genome. Proteins encoded here:
- a CDS encoding mobilization protein MobX — protein: MSDEIKQIAALIGHHQALEKRVNTLTEEFQAASAQLQRQSEILSKVIRELDSASGNMTETVRKSVISAMDQVAQELKQAGIEQQKPAVNALNQVVKTANDSVNAMRREMSRYTWKSAIYLVLTIFFVLACSVTALTWFMNDGYSRIAEMQRMEAVWQKKAPLADISRCDGKPCVKVDTSTTYGDKGDKENTWMIIKK